tgttgttcattaaaactcgacagctaacttaacagctagcatctattgagccttgaagagctgttccaaCCTGTGACTCAATAGCAGCTCAACAAATAGggtatttgtcgaggtttatgaagttcagtttttcaggactgtttttcattcaatctgtaaatatatatttgagctttcttttctcacagccctagacatatataaggattattttaagggctgtcaaaggtgacacaagttgcacaagtgcaaagtttgttcatgcaaattgtgaccggagatagaatttgccctagttcatatttcttgtgaagaagctactgtgtttgtgcatcgtaggattttgtaaccaagaaacttctcttcatcgtgtgatgatctgaagaattttgcagtcaacaaccttctctagttggtgattgaagtcgcatactagAATCTGCGAAAtttgttagtcacgtattggaagccgtgcattaaaaggagaaattgtcactacagaacaagttcaattgggtattgaggtaaggattcaactgtaggttggtataaggtactgagattcatttacttgtaaccgcttgttgagataatagtggattatcgagagtggtgaccttaaaattacccgatagggtttttgccgtgtagattttctccattcataaacaaatagccgtgtcaatttattttctgctgcatacttgtttaattggtgatttgtttgtattactacgcattttgcatgttaatttgattaattaataaacttgactaattaatcaattaattcatcacaaggggtcaatacgtttttcggcctatcaataaagaacatacaatctaatgctcaaattttaaaaattcacatttaataaaaaaaaaaaaaaagaatttgaagagttttCCTTAgaattagtttgaaaaaaaaaaaaaaaaaaaaaaaaaaaaaaaaaaaaaaaaaaactttgtaaaCCGCTCTCACACATGTGACACATCCTTTCCTAGAGTACTAATATATCATTGAACCGGTGCAGGATATAGCTATCCACGGAGAGGAGTATGTCTGTCAAAACATCCAAACAGCCGCCACAGTGTTCTTCATAAATCCTTTCTAACAAGTCACACCTCGAAGTTTCgcttcttcactctctctctctctctctgcgatTTCTCTCCACAAATCAAAGGTACCAAACCCTAATCTCTAACTATCTCTCCATATCAACACACACGCACATATATGTTACATAATAAAAGTATGGAATTAGCTTATgttctgtttggttactgagaaacagtaggaaatgaaaaaaaataaaaaaaaaacttaaaaataaaaaagaaaaaattatatttatgtaattatatttcaaaaaaaactttttgttttcgTTTTGGTTTTCTTGGATACCAAACTGAGGGCTAATGTTGGAATTGTAGCTTGGATTAGTATATTCTGGGTGTATCTGCTTCATTTGATCGGCTAATTAGAGTTGTAGTGTTGTGATTTTTTACATGCTAGAGAGGGTTAGTGCTAGAATTTTAGTTAATCTCTTTATTTGATTGAACTAATTAGGTTTTTAAGTTGTAATTAGATGTAATCTTGCAATTTTGGATTGGTACGTTTTCGGTGTATTCGCTTATTTGATAGACTAATTGGAGTTGTAAATTGTAGTCTTATAATATAGGGTGAATTCCATTAACCCACCCTGAGGTTTGGGCTAAATACCAAACAGGTCCAAGACATTTCAAACTAACTAATTTGGTCCctaagagagaagagaaaaatgacaAATGAACCTAACAATGTTTATTGTTTAGGCACCAAATTGGTCAGTTTTGAAATGTCTTGGACCCGGTTGACATTAACTCAAACCTCAGGGTAAGTTAATGAAATTTACtctataatatatttgaaaccaAATGTTAGAGAGGGTTTAGTGTTTTGAATATTAGCTTGGATTAGTGCGTTTTTTTAGTGTAGTTTCTTCATTTAATCAACTAAGTAGTATTTAAATTGGGAAAACACTaatggtccatttggattgagggagagggagggggagtagagtagagtagatttcgcacaaaattagcttatttttagccaactctactctagaAGATTGTTATTGGAGCTTGAGGAAAGAGTGTACGGACATCACAGATATCCTCAATCATAATGGCTTTGCTTGGGATGGAATTCGCCAAACAATGACAGCTGAGGATGATGTTTGGGAAGCTTATATCAAGGtgctattttttcttatttgtaatCTTGTTAGGATAAAGGGTTATCTCTTTTTGTTTCCCTTGGTTATGACTAAAGAGCACTGAGCATGCCACAGTATGGTAAACATGTGTGCGTGCACAcacattctttctttctctcccgcTTGATGAAATGATAAACAGTCTTCATGAAGTAAACTATATGTTGGTGCATAACGTAGGGTGCAAAACATAATCTTATCGATAGTTGAACATTGAACTGTATATTTTTGAtcagcttttttttaaaaatggcaTTTTGCAGGATCATCCAGATGCAGTTACATACAGAGATGAGATATTGGGTGATTATTGTGATTTGTGCTTGATTTATGGTAATGAAAGTCAGCATAGTAGATCAAGTTATTTCGACGTAAAAATGGAGATCAACTCCAACACCTTGGGGATGGGGATTGACGATATAATTGGAGAGGCACTATCTCCAGCTACTGAGTTTGAAATATTTCATCAGAAAAGAAAGCGAAAATCTGCTCCTTTGTCAACCTCAGCATGTATCCAAAAGGTTAGGAGAACCATCAAGAAAGAGACACAAGAGGCAGTTGAGGGGAAGCCATGTGTAGTAAAAACATATTTGGGTACTGAGGAAGACAAAGACTACAGCTCAATAGAATGTATAGTTGCAGCACTTCAAACCGTTCCTGACATGGATGATGAGATCTTCTTGGAGGCTTGTGAACTTTTAGAAGATGAGAGAAAGGCCAAGATGTTTGTGGCCATGGATGTTACAGCACGGAGGAAGTGGTTATTGAAAAAGATTCGACGGTAGcatctatttttcttgttaatGTCAGATATAATTTTGGTACTTTTTTATTGGGGAGTTTTTCCAATGTAAATCAGATCCTATATTAATGTAAAGGCATTTTTCAATGCAATTTCCTGTATGATTTCCTtattgaaattggaaaaaaaagggaattgaATTTGCTTTTGCTGGGAGGTCCTGCGCATGGTGATGGTTGATTGTAGCTGGATTTATGGTTGATTGCCTGGAGTGTTGAGAAAAAATACATTCTCAATCGatatttttcccaaaaacaaaaatagattgAAGCTTCAACATTTGTTGCACGTTTATATCTTTTAATGCATATATGACGGTAAATGGACTTATTTCTGTTCATGTTAGGGCATAAAATTTTATCTACTAGTGAAAAGGATTTTTTGCCATTTAGCATATTGATATGCAATAAATCTATATGCACTAAATCTTTTAACTGGACTTTTCAAACATCCCCTTTCCCTTTTTGAGTGagatttttgataaaaaattattgtgctGAGTGGATTATACTTtcttcactttttcatttttctcctctctgaataaccaaacaaaGGAAAGTTTAATATTTcccttcccttctctcttctttacGCAATCAGTGTCATGGAAAAAGAGGGGCAATTTATAGGAAAATGAGAAACGTGTGGGCAAAAGATAGCTACTTTTCTAGAAAGTCAAAAACGTGTGGACCTCTCTTTGAACTTTGTTAAATTGAATGGAAGATGGCTACCTACTTTTATTACCATTTGTTTATTACATCTCACTTTCGAATGACTAATAAGATAAGAAATTACCATTTTGTTTGACCACAA
This genomic stretch from Quercus lobata isolate SW786 chromosome 3, ValleyOak3.0 Primary Assembly, whole genome shotgun sequence harbors:
- the LOC115979946 gene encoding uncharacterized protein LOC115979946, which produces MTAEDDVWEAYIKDHPDAVTYRDEILGDYCDLCLIYGNESQHSRSSYFDVKMEINSNTLGMGIDDIIGEALSPATEFEIFHQKRKRKSAPLSTSACIQKVRRTIKKETQEAVEGKPCVVKTYLGTEEDKDYSSIECIVAALQTVPDMDDEIFLEACELLEDERKAKMFVAMDVTARRKWLLKKIRR